Proteins co-encoded in one Haloarcula pelagica genomic window:
- a CDS encoding PrkA family serine protein kinase, protein MTGEEYIGRADDSLDRAYEAPMSLAEYVDQLLESPELAAHASKYLLDAIEAAGTRTVIEEGEEKERYRFFDDPHNDGEHAILGNTDVLNAFVDDLRSIAAGRGKDEKIIWLEGPTATGKSELKRCLINGLREYSKTPAGRRYTLEWNVAGAGGTDSALTYGDQPVEDEDDWYESPVQAHPLTVFPDDVRQDLLAALNERLDDHIPIRVDGDLDPFSREAYDYLEEQYRRTGTADLFSAVTAPTHLRIKNFVVDVGRGIGVLHSEDEGTPKERLVGSWMHGMLRELDSRGRKNPQAFSYDGVLSQGNGLLTVVEDAGQHADLLQKLLNVPDESHVKLDKGIGMDIDTQLIIISNPDLEAQLNQHADREGQDPLKALKRRLDKREFTYLTNLSLEAQLLRRELTDETSVWDPDSWEELERWIQEPLTISVRDELATVTEKELAPHTVEAAALYAVVSRLDDHSVPNGLDLVDKALLFDRGYLMEGDERVDIDDYDLKTTARDGDHGIPVTYVRDVVADLLHETQDRHHPDLPVEHVVMPRDVLNAVAEGMREAPVFSANEASEYEERVVTVKNYVFGRQEQDVLDAMMRDKRVDEATVEAYIEQVYAWESDEQIVNDRGEYVDPNPLEMKVFEIEHLGRFDEDNYDGNEPDEAVEAFRTDKIITALNRHAWQRRDEEFQVGDVSPTEIPVINTVLGRHDWDDVKRTYEDFDPRQWDTPPSGTETARLKEKTIRNMAEMHDYSEASAELTSRHVMNQVSYRWD, encoded by the coding sequence ATGACAGGCGAGGAGTACATCGGCCGGGCGGACGACTCGCTGGATCGGGCCTACGAGGCGCCGATGAGTCTGGCCGAGTACGTCGACCAGCTCTTGGAGTCGCCGGAGCTGGCCGCCCACGCCTCGAAGTACCTGCTGGACGCGATCGAAGCGGCGGGAACCCGCACCGTCATCGAGGAAGGCGAGGAGAAAGAGCGCTATCGGTTCTTCGACGACCCGCACAACGACGGCGAGCACGCGATCCTCGGAAACACCGACGTACTCAACGCCTTCGTCGACGACCTGCGGTCGATCGCCGCGGGACGGGGGAAAGACGAGAAAATCATCTGGCTGGAGGGTCCCACCGCGACCGGGAAGTCCGAACTCAAGCGCTGTCTCATCAACGGCCTGCGCGAGTACTCGAAGACGCCGGCCGGCCGGCGCTACACCCTGGAGTGGAACGTCGCCGGCGCCGGCGGCACCGACTCGGCGCTGACCTACGGGGACCAACCCGTCGAGGACGAGGACGACTGGTACGAGAGCCCCGTCCAGGCCCACCCGCTGACGGTGTTTCCCGACGACGTTCGCCAGGACCTGCTGGCGGCGCTGAACGAGCGCCTGGACGACCACATCCCGATCCGCGTCGACGGCGACCTCGACCCGTTCTCCCGGGAGGCCTACGACTACCTCGAAGAGCAGTACCGCCGGACCGGGACGGCGGACCTGTTCTCGGCGGTGACGGCCCCGACCCACCTCCGGATCAAGAACTTCGTCGTCGACGTTGGCCGGGGCATCGGCGTCCTCCACTCCGAGGACGAGGGCACGCCCAAGGAGCGACTCGTCGGCTCCTGGATGCACGGGATGTTGCGCGAACTGGACTCGCGCGGCCGGAAGAACCCCCAGGCGTTCAGTTACGACGGCGTGCTCTCGCAGGGCAACGGGCTGTTGACCGTCGTCGAGGACGCCGGCCAGCACGCCGACCTGCTCCAGAAGCTCCTGAACGTCCCCGACGAGAGCCACGTCAAGCTGGACAAGGGGATCGGGATGGACATCGACACCCAGCTCATCATCATCTCGAACCCCGACCTCGAGGCACAGTTGAACCAACACGCCGACCGCGAGGGCCAGGACCCGCTGAAGGCGCTCAAACGGCGGCTGGACAAGCGGGAGTTCACGTACCTGACGAACCTCTCGCTGGAAGCCCAGTTGCTCCGACGGGAACTGACTGACGAGACGAGCGTCTGGGACCCCGACTCCTGGGAGGAACTGGAGCGCTGGATTCAGGAGCCACTGACCATCTCCGTCCGGGACGAACTCGCGACGGTGACCGAGAAGGAACTCGCCCCCCACACCGTCGAGGCGGCGGCCCTGTACGCCGTCGTCTCGCGGCTCGACGACCACTCGGTGCCGAACGGACTCGACTTGGTCGACAAGGCGCTGCTGTTCGACCGTGGCTACCTGATGGAGGGCGACGAGCGGGTCGACATCGACGACTACGACCTGAAGACCACCGCACGAGACGGCGACCACGGCATCCCCGTCACCTACGTCCGGGACGTGGTCGCGGACCTGCTCCACGAGACCCAGGACCGTCACCACCCGGACCTCCCGGTCGAACACGTCGTCATGCCCCGTGACGTGCTCAACGCCGTCGCCGAGGGGATGCGCGAGGCGCCGGTGTTCTCGGCCAACGAGGCGAGCGAGTACGAGGAGCGTGTCGTGACTGTCAAGAACTACGTCTTCGGCCGGCAGGAACAGGACGTGCTCGACGCGATGATGCGGGACAAGCGCGTCGACGAGGCGACCGTCGAGGCCTACATCGAGCAGGTCTACGCCTGGGAGTCCGACGAGCAGATCGTCAACGACCGCGGCGAGTACGTCGATCCCAACCCCCTGGAGATGAAGGTCTTCGAGATCGAGCACCTGGGCCGGTTCGACGAGGACAACTACGACGGCAACGAGCCCGACGAGGCCGTCGAGGCGTTCCGCACGGACAAGATCATCACGGCGCTGAACCGCCACGCGTGGCAGCGCCGCGACGAGGAGTTCCAGGTCGGGGATGTCTCGCCGACCGAGATCCCGGTGATCAACACCGTCCTCGGCCGGCACGACTGGGACGATGTCAAGCGGACCTACGAGGACTTCGATCCCCGGCAGTGGGACACCCCACCGTCGGGGACCGAGACGGCCCGACTGAAAGAGAAGACGATCCGGAACATGGCCGAGATGCACGACTACAGCGAGGCGTCGGCTGAACTGACCAGCCGGCACGTCATGAACCAGGTGAGCTACAGATGGGACTGA
- a CDS encoding YeaH/YhbH family protein, producing MGLRDDLERYREVGEQRRQDLAEFIQYGDLGQSRDDEVRIPIKIVDLPAFEYDQRDKGGVGQGEGAQPGDPVGQPQPQPGDGDEDGDPGEEGGEHEYYEMDPEEFAQELDEQLGLDLEPKGKKVVEETEGDFTDMTRTGPSSTLDFERLFKKGLKRKLAMEFDEDYVREALKVDGWGPQSVFEWARENNIPVSKAWIEDAYAELSSDEKTEYESIEEMEETVEQVTTAQRIRRDGVDEVPFRREDERYRYPEIVEEREKNVVVVNIRDVSGSMRQKKRELVERTFTPLDWYLQGKYDNAEFVYIAHDADAWQVDRDEFFGIRSGGGTRISSAYELAAAVLEEEYPWSDWNRYVFAAGDSENSSNDTEEKVIPLMEEIPANLHAYVETQPSGNAINATHAEEVERSFRDSDNVAVAYVSSPEDVVDAIYEILSTEDDE from the coding sequence ATGGGACTGAGAGACGACCTTGAACGGTACCGCGAAGTCGGCGAACAGCGCCGGCAGGACCTCGCCGAGTTCATCCAGTACGGCGATCTCGGCCAGTCACGGGACGACGAGGTCCGGATCCCGATCAAGATCGTCGACCTCCCGGCGTTCGAGTACGACCAGCGCGACAAGGGCGGCGTCGGTCAGGGTGAGGGCGCCCAGCCGGGCGACCCGGTCGGCCAGCCACAGCCCCAGCCCGGCGACGGCGACGAGGACGGCGACCCCGGCGAGGAGGGCGGCGAGCACGAGTACTACGAGATGGACCCCGAGGAGTTCGCCCAGGAACTCGACGAGCAACTCGGGCTGGACCTGGAGCCGAAAGGCAAGAAGGTCGTCGAGGAGACGGAGGGCGACTTCACCGACATGACCCGAACCGGCCCGTCCTCGACGCTGGACTTCGAGCGGCTGTTCAAGAAGGGGCTCAAGCGTAAGCTGGCGATGGAGTTCGACGAGGACTACGTCCGCGAGGCCCTGAAAGTCGACGGCTGGGGGCCACAGTCCGTCTTCGAGTGGGCCCGCGAGAACAACATCCCCGTCTCGAAGGCCTGGATCGAGGACGCCTACGCCGAACTCTCCAGCGACGAGAAGACCGAATACGAGTCCATCGAGGAGATGGAGGAGACCGTCGAGCAGGTGACGACCGCCCAGCGCATCCGCCGGGACGGCGTCGACGAGGTGCCCTTCCGCCGGGAGGACGAGCGCTACCGCTACCCGGAGATCGTCGAAGAGCGAGAGAAGAACGTCGTCGTGGTCAACATCCGGGACGTGTCGGGCTCGATGCGACAGAAGAAACGCGAACTGGTCGAGCGGACGTTCACGCCGCTTGACTGGTATCTCCAGGGCAAGTACGACAACGCCGAGTTCGTCTACATCGCCCACGACGCCGACGCCTGGCAGGTCGACCGCGACGAGTTCTTCGGCATCCGGAGCGGCGGCGGGACCCGTATCTCCAGCGCGTACGAACTGGCCGCCGCGGTCCTCGAAGAGGAGTACCCCTGGAGCGACTGGAACCGCTACGTCTTCGCCGCCGGCGACAGCGAGAACTCCAGCAACGATACCGAGGAGAAGGTGATCCCCCTGATGGAGGAGATCCCGGCGAACCTCCACGCCTACGTGGAGACCCAGCCCAGCGGCAACGCGATCAACGCCACCCACGCCGAGGAGGTCGAACGCAGCTTCCGCGACAGCGACAACGTCGCGGTCGCGTACGTCTCCTCGCCGGAGGACGTGGTCGACGCCATCTACGAGATACTCAGCACGGAGGACGACGAATGA
- a CDS encoding SpoVR family protein — translation MSTDDRLTKQRIAADLERHVEEASNLAEKLGLSPYPVNYWVVDYDEMNELIAYGGFQRRYPHWRWGMQYDRQQKQTQFLGGKAFEIVNNDDPAHAFLQESNTLADQKAVITHVEAHADFFANNEWFRMFADGTTGGTDGERRVRSPEAAEMLSRHAETIREYMQDPDIERADVERFIDHVLCLEDNIDQHEPYAPVETGPEEFEELEGVAVADQLDELDLSDEVKRQVFDDEWLDAQDDDDDGISFPAEPEKDVLGFLRRHGMAYDDEAEKATEFTDWQRELLELLRREAYYFAPQKMTKVMNEGWASYWESVMMTDENFAGDDEFVLYADHMSKVLGSGGLNPYSLGLAIWQYVENTENRRDVIERLLRTEGVTWRNFHDVVDFTAVQTALEPPAWLTDVPGHLDDLDPDDPRVDADGLAAARAGEFDVGTYPWKVLTYEGLCERHYSLVRPQNRGFVSAVGQEELERVSRYLFEQDRYADIEAALAEVDYTRGWDRMREVRESHNDVTFLDAFLTQEFVDSNDYFTYEYTQASGDYRVTSTDHEDVKKKLMLQFTNFGKPTIVVEDGNYRNRNELLLAHQYNGVMLDIAQAGDVLERVFELWGRPVNLLTIVKEFDDHDVEVAKRRDREPEPEPVGKRIRYDGDGLSVETTDWSEVEHLTATDIDYDTKPDEWLA, via the coding sequence ATGAGCACAGACGACCGACTCACCAAACAGCGTATCGCCGCCGACCTCGAACGACACGTCGAGGAGGCCAGCAACCTGGCCGAGAAACTCGGCCTCTCGCCGTACCCGGTCAACTACTGGGTCGTCGACTACGACGAGATGAACGAACTCATCGCCTACGGCGGCTTCCAGCGCCGGTACCCACACTGGCGCTGGGGGATGCAGTACGACCGCCAGCAGAAACAGACCCAGTTCCTCGGCGGGAAGGCCTTCGAGATCGTCAACAACGACGACCCCGCGCACGCCTTCCTCCAGGAGTCCAACACCCTGGCCGACCAGAAGGCGGTCATCACCCACGTCGAGGCCCACGCGGACTTCTTCGCCAACAACGAGTGGTTCCGGATGTTCGCCGACGGCACCACCGGCGGGACCGACGGCGAGCGCCGCGTCCGCAGCCCCGAGGCCGCGGAGATGCTGTCCCGACACGCCGAGACCATCCGGGAGTACATGCAAGACCCCGACATCGAACGGGCCGATGTCGAGCGGTTCATCGATCACGTCCTCTGTCTGGAGGACAACATCGACCAGCACGAGCCGTACGCGCCCGTCGAGACCGGTCCCGAGGAGTTCGAAGAGCTTGAGGGTGTGGCGGTCGCCGATCAGCTCGACGAGTTGGACCTCTCGGACGAGGTCAAGCGCCAGGTGTTCGACGACGAGTGGCTGGACGCCCAGGACGACGACGACGACGGGATCTCGTTCCCCGCCGAACCCGAGAAAGACGTGCTGGGCTTCCTGCGCAGACACGGGATGGCCTACGACGACGAGGCCGAGAAGGCCACGGAGTTCACCGACTGGCAGCGGGAGCTGCTGGAACTGTTACGTCGGGAGGCGTACTACTTCGCCCCCCAGAAGATGACGAAGGTGATGAACGAGGGGTGGGCCAGCTACTGGGAGTCGGTGATGATGACCGACGAGAACTTCGCCGGCGACGACGAGTTCGTCCTCTACGCCGATCACATGTCGAAGGTGCTGGGCTCTGGCGGGCTCAACCCCTACAGTCTGGGGCTGGCGATCTGGCAGTACGTCGAGAACACCGAGAACCGCCGCGACGTGATCGAGCGCCTCCTGCGAACCGAGGGGGTCACCTGGCGCAACTTCCACGATGTCGTCGATTTCACGGCGGTTCAGACGGCTCTCGAACCGCCGGCCTGGCTGACCGACGTGCCGGGCCACCTCGACGACCTGGACCCCGACGACCCCCGCGTCGACGCCGACGGGCTGGCGGCCGCCCGGGCCGGCGAGTTCGACGTGGGGACGTACCCCTGGAAGGTGCTGACCTACGAGGGCCTGTGTGAACGCCACTACTCCCTCGTCCGTCCGCAGAACCGGGGGTTCGTCTCCGCGGTCGGCCAAGAGGAACTGGAGCGTGTCTCGCGGTACCTGTTCGAGCAGGACCGCTACGCCGACATCGAAGCCGCACTGGCCGAGGTCGACTACACGCGCGGCTGGGACCGGATGCGGGAGGTCCGCGAGAGCCACAACGACGTGACGTTCCTGGACGCGTTTCTGACCCAGGAGTTCGTCGACAGCAACGACTACTTCACCTACGAATACACCCAGGCGTCGGGCGACTACCGGGTCACCTCGACGGACCACGAGGACGTGAAGAAGAAACTGATGTTGCAGTTCACCAACTTCGGCAAGCCGACGATCGTCGTCGAGGACGGTAACTACCGCAACCGCAACGAACTCCTGTTGGCCCACCAGTACAACGGCGTCATGCTCGACATCGCGCAAGCCGGGGACGTGCTCGAACGGGTGTTCGAGCTGTGGGGCCGCCCAGTGAACCTCCTGACGATCGTCAAGGAGTTCGACGACCACGATGTCGAGGTGGCCAAACGGCGGGACCGCGAGCCGGAACCGGAGCCGGTCGGCAAACGCATCCGCTACGACGGTGACGGGCTCTCCGTCGAGACGACCGACTGGTCGGAAGTCGAACACCTCACCGCGACGGACATCGACTACGACACCAAGCCTGACGAGTGGCTGGCCTGA
- a CDS encoding secondary thiamine-phosphate synthase enzyme YjbQ, which yields MGRERFTVQTDEHTTVTDITEQVADALPPAADGTCTVFVRHTTVGLTVNEAEPRLLGDLADSLADLVADEGWDHDALDGNADSHVQAMLVGPDVTVPVTEGSLDLGTWQSILLVECDGPRERAVDVRY from the coding sequence ATGGGACGCGAACGGTTCACAGTCCAGACGGACGAACACACCACGGTGACCGACATCACCGAGCAGGTCGCCGACGCCCTGCCGCCGGCGGCCGACGGGACCTGTACCGTCTTCGTCAGACACACGACCGTCGGACTCACAGTCAACGAGGCCGAACCACGGCTGCTCGGTGATCTCGCCGACTCGCTCGCCGATCTCGTCGCCGACGAGGGGTGGGACCACGATGCCCTCGACGGAAACGCCGACTCGCACGTCCAGGCGATGCTCGTCGGGCCGGACGTGACGGTCCCGGTCACCGAGGGGTCGCTCGACCTCGGGACGTGGCAGTCGATCCTGCTCGTCGAGTGTGACGGGCCACGGGAACGGGCGGTCGACGTTCGGTACTGA
- a CDS encoding AMP-dependent synthetase/ligase codes for MVGHEATPGWRAAEAEYTDEVIGDDTLGEMFAATAERNAGDDAQLYKGGVYDRSLAGDVVPPAPDGEYAGLSYERMHEIVKHVAAGLRDLGVTPDTRVGLFSSTRMEWAISDFAVLSAGGVVTTVYTESSPKQVQYLLDDPDAAFVIVENATLLDRVLEVEAELSLDGIVLLDEADTDRDDIHTLAEVHDRGAEVFEESAYRSWLEAREPTDLASLIYTSGTTGQPKGVRLTHRNFRSNVNQSRKRLAPRPDKHPDVPAIGADSTSISFLPLAHVFERLAGHFFMFASGATVGYVEDPDTLADDIQLIQPTTGASVPRVYERIFDRMREQASESPIKQRIFNWAVGVAREYARTDDPGFVLDAKHGLADTLVYSTVKEKMGGNIEFMVSGGGSLSKTLCETFIGMELTILEGYGLTETSPVLTTNPPEDIRPGTLGVPVYDVDTRIDTDVVDASQFDDVTGELGELLVRGPNVTSGYWKQPGPSERAFTEIDGQRWFRTGDIVERTAEDYLIYHDRIKEILVLSTGKNVAPQPIEDMFATSDRVDQVMVVGDDQKFIGALIVPNFEELERWADAEGIDLPEDPYERCADERVREWVQVAVDECNADLEKIERIKQFELVPGEWTAENDLLTPSMKKKRRNIRTAFEDKLQEIYGDSYDG; via the coding sequence ATGGTAGGTCACGAGGCGACGCCAGGGTGGCGGGCGGCGGAAGCCGAGTACACGGACGAGGTCATCGGGGACGACACACTGGGTGAGATGTTCGCTGCGACCGCTGAACGGAACGCCGGCGACGACGCACAACTGTACAAGGGCGGCGTGTACGACCGTTCGCTCGCCGGGGATGTCGTCCCGCCGGCACCGGACGGCGAGTACGCCGGCCTCTCCTACGAACGGATGCACGAGATCGTCAAACACGTCGCCGCGGGCCTCCGTGACCTCGGTGTGACACCCGACACGCGGGTCGGCCTGTTTTCCTCGACGCGGATGGAGTGGGCGATCTCGGACTTCGCAGTGCTCTCGGCGGGGGGCGTGGTCACGACCGTCTACACCGAATCCTCGCCCAAGCAGGTCCAGTATCTGCTCGACGACCCGGACGCGGCGTTCGTGATCGTCGAGAACGCCACTCTTCTCGACCGCGTGCTCGAAGTGGAAGCCGAACTCTCGCTCGACGGGATCGTCCTGCTCGACGAGGCCGACACCGATCGGGACGACATCCACACGCTCGCCGAGGTCCATGACCGCGGGGCCGAAGTGTTCGAGGAATCCGCCTACCGTTCCTGGCTCGAGGCCCGCGAGCCGACCGATCTGGCGAGTCTCATCTACACGTCCGGCACGACGGGCCAGCCGAAAGGCGTCCGGCTCACCCACCGGAACTTCCGCTCGAACGTCAACCAGTCACGGAAACGCCTCGCCCCTCGGCCGGACAAACACCCGGATGTCCCGGCCATCGGCGCCGACTCGACATCGATCTCCTTTCTCCCGCTGGCACACGTCTTCGAACGACTCGCCGGCCACTTCTTCATGTTCGCTTCCGGTGCGACCGTCGGATACGTCGAGGACCCCGACACGCTCGCCGACGACATCCAGTTGATCCAGCCGACCACCGGCGCCAGCGTCCCGCGGGTGTACGAGCGGATCTTCGACCGCATGCGCGAGCAGGCCAGCGAGTCACCGATCAAACAGCGCATCTTCAACTGGGCCGTCGGCGTCGCCAGAGAGTACGCTCGGACCGACGACCCCGGGTTCGTCCTCGACGCCAAGCACGGGCTCGCGGATACGCTCGTCTACAGCACCGTCAAGGAGAAGATGGGGGGCAACATCGAGTTCATGGTCAGCGGCGGCGGGAGCCTCTCGAAGACGCTCTGTGAGACGTTCATCGGCATGGAGCTTACGATCCTGGAGGGGTACGGCCTCACCGAGACATCGCCGGTGCTCACCACTAATCCGCCGGAGGATATCCGACCGGGGACGCTGGGTGTACCGGTCTACGACGTTGACACACGGATCGACACGGACGTGGTCGACGCCAGCCAGTTCGACGACGTGACCGGCGAACTCGGCGAACTCCTCGTCCGTGGCCCGAACGTCACCAGCGGCTACTGGAAGCAGCCGGGCCCCAGCGAACGCGCGTTCACCGAGATCGACGGCCAGCGGTGGTTCCGAACGGGTGATATCGTCGAACGGACCGCTGAGGACTACCTGATCTATCACGACCGTATCAAGGAGATTCTGGTCCTCTCGACCGGGAAAAACGTCGCGCCACAGCCCATCGAAGACATGTTCGCGACCAGCGACCGCGTCGATCAGGTGATGGTCGTCGGCGACGATCAGAAGTTCATCGGGGCGCTCATCGTCCCCAACTTCGAGGAGTTAGAACGGTGGGCCGACGCCGAGGGGATCGACCTACCCGAGGATCCCTACGAGCGGTGTGCCGACGAGCGCGTCCGCGAGTGGGTCCAGGTCGCCGTCGACGAGTGCAACGCCGACCTGGAGAAGATCGAGCGGATCAAACAGTTCGAACTGGTCCCCGGCGAGTGGACCGCCGAGAACGACCTGCTCACGCCGTCGATGAAGAAGAAACGGCGCAACATCCGAACGGCCTTCGAGGACAAACTGCAGGAGATCTACGGCGACAGTTACGACGGCTGA
- a CDS encoding Hsp20/alpha crystallin family protein: protein MQPRYNSFDSMDRLFEQMRRSMFGEDWNDRRGHGDGVRVERIDGGLVVVADMPGFEKDEIGVRLYDDRLVIGAENDASDELGSRRRSMSETVSLPEHVDPGDVTASYRNGVLEVRLTFENDTHEGTEIEIGE from the coding sequence ATGCAACCACGCTACAACTCCTTCGACAGTATGGACCGACTCTTCGAGCAGATGCGACGCAGCATGTTCGGCGAGGACTGGAACGACCGACGCGGACACGGTGACGGTGTTCGGGTAGAACGTATCGACGGCGGTCTCGTCGTCGTCGCTGACATGCCCGGCTTCGAGAAAGACGAGATCGGCGTTCGACTGTACGACGACCGACTCGTCATCGGCGCGGAAAACGACGCCAGCGACGAACTCGGGTCCCGGCGCCGTTCGATGAGCGAGACGGTCTCGCTGCCCGAACACGTCGACCCCGGCGATGTCACAGCCAGCTACCGCAACGGTGTCCTCGAAGTCCGACTCACGTTCGAGAACGATACCCACGAAGGTACTGAAATCGAGATCGGCGAGTGA
- a CDS encoding FAD-dependent oxidoreductase, with protein sequence MTPSTTVLVVGGGATGTGIARDLALRGVDVTLVERGGLASGTSGRSHGLLHSGARYAEADPVGAEECLAENRILRDIAGDCLCDSSGLFLQLVDDDAAYFDEKLAACEEIGIETEVLDGERARSLVPELSADVERAMRVPDGVVYPSRLVAANAADAADHGATIHPHAPVEDIAVEDGRIASVRLGGTVEESVAPEFVVNAAGAWAGSVASMAGVAVEMAPARGVMVSVDYDDLGPVLNRCRDPDDGDIVVPHDTEAVLGTTSVPVSDPDEYEQAQWEVERSVEECAKMLPPVADATVVRTWWGVRPLYAPDEAEGDRRGISRGFFRLDHTTDGVENFVSIVGGKLTTYRRMAESTTDAVCDRLGVAEPCRTAQRELPGAHDPELLDEYVTRYDGQGPTDEDVVGR encoded by the coding sequence ATGACACCCAGTACAACCGTTCTCGTCGTCGGTGGCGGAGCCACGGGCACCGGAATCGCCAGAGACCTCGCGTTGCGCGGCGTCGACGTGACCCTGGTCGAACGCGGCGGACTCGCCAGCGGTACCTCGGGGCGATCGCACGGACTCTTACACAGCGGTGCCCGTTACGCCGAGGCCGATCCGGTCGGAGCCGAGGAGTGTCTCGCCGAGAACCGGATCCTGCGGGACATCGCCGGTGACTGTCTCTGCGACTCGAGCGGCCTGTTCCTGCAGTTAGTCGACGACGACGCGGCGTACTTCGACGAGAAGCTCGCCGCGTGTGAGGAGATCGGGATCGAGACCGAGGTGCTTGACGGCGAGCGAGCGCGGTCGCTGGTCCCCGAACTCTCCGCCGATGTCGAACGGGCGATGCGTGTCCCCGACGGTGTCGTCTATCCGTCCCGGTTGGTCGCGGCGAACGCGGCCGACGCGGCGGACCACGGCGCGACGATCCATCCCCACGCCCCCGTCGAAGACATCGCCGTCGAGGACGGCCGGATCGCCAGTGTTCGCCTCGGTGGGACAGTCGAGGAGTCCGTCGCTCCCGAGTTCGTCGTCAACGCCGCCGGCGCCTGGGCGGGGTCGGTGGCCTCGATGGCCGGAGTCGCCGTCGAGATGGCCCCCGCCCGCGGCGTCATGGTGTCCGTCGACTACGACGACCTCGGACCGGTGTTGAACCGCTGTCGCGACCCGGACGACGGCGACATCGTCGTCCCACACGACACCGAGGCGGTCCTCGGAACGACGAGCGTACCGGTCTCGGACCCCGACGAGTACGAGCAGGCACAGTGGGAGGTCGAGCGCTCGGTCGAGGAGTGTGCGAAGATGCTACCCCCCGTCGCCGACGCGACGGTCGTCCGGACCTGGTGGGGTGTCCGGCCGCTGTACGCGCCCGACGAGGCCGAGGGCGACCGCCGAGGCATCTCACGTGGGTTCTTCCGGCTGGACCACACCACCGACGGTGTCGAGAACTTCGTCAGTATCGTCGGTGGGAAGCTGACGACCTACAGACGGATGGCCGAATCGACGACCGACGCGGTCTGTGACCGACTCGGAGTCGCGGAACCCTGCCGGACGGCACAGCGCGAACTGCCCGGCGCGCACGATCCAGAGCTGCTCGACGAGTACGTAACGCGGTACGACGGTCAGGGGCCGACGGACGAGGATGTCGTCGGTCGGTAG
- a CDS encoding response regulator, translated as MNGDSAAVSVVVVDDEQDIADLYTTWLSMEYDVRTAYDGDEALEQVDETVDVVFLDRQMPGKSGDEVLDRIDERGVDCRVVMVTAVDPDFDIVEMPFDDYLTKPVTREELDAKVEEMLTRETYDERMQEYFAAASKKATLESQRNSAELDAHEEYHTVSQRVERLRAEATESVEEFDDFESVFREFPGG; from the coding sequence ATGAACGGTGATTCAGCGGCCGTTAGCGTGGTTGTCGTCGACGACGAGCAGGATATCGCCGATCTATACACGACCTGGCTCTCGATGGAGTACGACGTGCGCACCGCCTACGACGGCGACGAGGCGCTCGAGCAGGTCGACGAGACGGTGGATGTCGTGTTCCTCGACCGGCAGATGCCGGGCAAGTCCGGCGACGAAGTGTTAGACCGCATCGACGAGCGCGGAGTGGACTGTCGCGTGGTGATGGTCACGGCGGTCGATCCCGACTTCGATATCGTCGAGATGCCGTTCGACGACTACCTCACGAAGCCGGTCACGCGTGAGGAACTCGACGCGAAAGTCGAGGAGATGCTCACGCGGGAGACCTACGACGAGCGGATGCAGGAGTACTTCGCTGCGGCCTCGAAGAAAGCGACGCTCGAATCCCAACGGAACTCGGCGGAGCTAGACGCACACGAGGAGTATCACACGGTGAGCCAGCGTGTCGAACGCCTTCGGGCAGAGGCCACCGAATCCGTCGAGGAGTTCGACGACTTCGAGTCGGTGTTCCGGGAGTTCCCCGGCGGCTGA
- a CDS encoding transcription initiation factor IIB family protein, whose translation MYRASDRVEQQEWLSEIETVADRLGLGTQARSHAVDLFLSSLPEQERSKRASMATSIYVGALVAGQERSQTTVADATDVSRLTIQQRWKDVLERAGLDAPSW comes from the coding sequence ATGTATCGAGCCAGCGATCGGGTGGAACAACAGGAGTGGCTCTCGGAGATCGAGACGGTGGCCGACCGGCTCGGGCTCGGGACGCAGGCGCGTTCGCACGCGGTGGATCTCTTTCTGTCGTCGCTCCCCGAACAGGAACGGTCGAAACGGGCGAGTATGGCGACCAGTATCTACGTCGGCGCACTAGTCGCCGGGCAGGAACGATCGCAGACCACAGTCGCAGACGCCACCGATGTCTCTCGGCTGACGATCCAACAGCGCTGGAAGGACGTGCTCGAACGGGCGGGACTGGACGCGCCGTCTTGGTGA